One Nostoc sp. CENA543 genomic window, CCCTTGGCGATGCTAACTATCTCTCCTGGACTACCTGATATATTAGCCAAATTAGGTACTTTTTGAAAGATTTTTTGCAATTCTGGCGGTAGTTCATCTTTGTCAGCCGCGTCAAGGGGAACGGTGGCTGTAATTTTCAAAGTTTGGTCACGAAAGGTGGCTGTGCAGTTGGGATAAAATCCTCGAACTTGGTTATGCAACTGCGTCGCACTTTTTGACCAATCTAAAGCATAGTCTTGCTTTTGAATTAAGGAGGCGTAAGTCGCTGCACTATCATCTTGCGGTATAGGTGTAATCTCTTGATTTTGTAATTTGAGCAAGGTTTCGATTAATAAATCACCGCCAATTTCCGCTAGTCTAGCGGCTACATCCTCAGCATTATCTAACAAACCAATGGGTGTAGTTGCCTTGAGCAGCATTGCCCCAGTATCCATACCCACATCCATTAACATAGTCGTGATCCCTGTTTCTGCTTCACCGTTGTATATACACCATTGAATAGGTGCAGCCCCCCGATATTGAGGCAAAATTGAACCATGCACATTCACACAGCCCAATTTTGGCATATCTAAAATTTTCTGTGACAAAATCTGCCCATAGGCAACCACTACAAACACATCCGCTTCTAATTGCTGGAGTTTAGTTAAAGTTTCAGTATGTTTCTTGACTCGTTGGGGTTGCCATACTGGGATATGATGATGAGTCGCCACAACTTTTACGGGTGAAGGAGTGAGTTTATTACCCCGTTCCCGGCGTTTATCTGGTTGGGTGACGACTGCTAACACCTCGAATTCTG contains:
- the fmt gene encoding methionyl-tRNA formyltransferase; this encodes MKIVFFGTPQFAVPTLEKLLNHPEFEVLAVVTQPDKRRERGNKLTPSPVKVVATHHHIPVWQPQRVKKHTETLTKLQQLEADVFVVVAYGQILSQKILDMPKLGCVNVHGSILPQYRGAAPIQWCIYNGEAETGITTMLMDVGMDTGAMLLKATTPIGLLDNAEDVAARLAEIGGDLLIETLLKLQNQEITPIPQDDSAATYASLIQKQDYALDWSKSATQLHNQVRGFYPNCTATFRDQTLKITATVPLDAADKDELPPELQKIFQKVPNLANISGSPGEIVSIAKGIGAIVQTGEGLLLLREVQLAGKRPQSGWDFVNGTRLTVGEMLGNGD